One part of the Lotus japonicus ecotype B-129 chromosome 2, LjGifu_v1.2 genome encodes these proteins:
- the LOC130735131 gene encoding uncharacterized protein LOC130735131, with product MDVDGAKPSDDDKLPERLSFRDKLMGGARAEKPTEVKDLVDQGRMKIQLVKGNRLLPKIVTDPYVVEEMSAPWKEALVVTLLGKTLGYRTMKNKLANVWRLDGDFDMIDVGNGFYMVKFDIKEDKEKVVNGGPWMVFNHYLAVSTWSPKFISSAARVTNTLAWVRIPGLNVVFYDESYLLSKARAIGKPIKVDRNTLKADRGRFERICVELDLTLPVVGKVCIEDYWYNIEYEGLHVICTKYGCYGHRSRECKVTPVTEVGSKDPVSLVECGQSPNPNPETAQAVMAAQNGAPIKETMEIGGVPGGKDGVTQGKGAQSGGMECGNKS from the coding sequence ATGGATGTTGACGGCGCGAAGCCATCTGACGACGACAAGTTGCCGGAACGCCTTTCCTTCCGTGACAAACTTATGGGAGGTGCAAGGGCTGAAAAACCAACCGAGGTGAAGGACCTAGTTGACCAAGGACGCATGAAAATCCAGTTGGTGAAAGGGAATAGGCTGCTGCCTAAGATAGTAACAGATCCGTATGTGGTGGAGGAGATGAGTGCTCCATGGAAAGAGGCTTTGGTGGTAACGCTCTTGGGTAAAACCCTGGGATATCGCACAATGAAAAACAAGTTGGCCAATGTTTGGCGGCTGGATGGGGACTTTGACATGATTGATGTGGGGAATGGGTTTTACATGGTGAAATTCGACATCAAGGAGGATAAAGAGAAAGTGGTTAATGGGGGACCATGGATGGTTTTCAACCACTACTTAGCAGTTTCAACATGGAGCCCAAAATTCATATCGTCGGCAGCAAGAGTTACAAATACTCTGGCTTGGGTTCGTATACCTGGACTCAATGTGGTGTTTTATGATGAAAGCTATTTGTTGTCGAAAGCAAGGGCGATTGGAAAACCAATCAAGGTGGATCGGAATACTCTGAAAGCGGACAGGGGGAGATTTGAGAGGATCTGTGTTGAACTTGACCTCACACTCCCTGTGGTGGGGAAGGTGTGTATTGAAGACTATTGGTATAATATTGAGTATGAGGGGCTTCATGTGATCTGTACGAAATATGGGTGCTATGGACACCGAAGCCGGGAATGCAAAGTGACCCCAGTGACGGAAGTGGGAAGCAAGGACCCGGTGTCCCTTGTGGAATGTGGCCAAAGTCCAAACCCTAACCCTGAAACTGCGCAGGCAGTCATGGCAGCACAAAACGGAGCTCCAATAAAGGAAACAATGGAGATTGGCGGGGTCCCAGGAGGAAAAGACGGAGTAACTCAGGGAAAAGGTGCGCAATCAGGAGGCATGGAATGTGGCAATAAATCTTGA